The Vespula pensylvanica isolate Volc-1 chromosome 14, ASM1446617v1, whole genome shotgun sequence sequence ctctctctctctctctctctctctctctctctctctctctctctctctctctttttttttctttttgaacgaGTTATATTCGCTGTCCTTCCACGCAATTAACCTTTTACTACGGCCGACTCGTTTTGTAGAATCCATCGAATTTTCCTATGCTAGGGAGAGAGATGAGCTCACGGTCCACTAGAAATTCTCTACATTTTCctatatactttttctcgTGCTTGATCGTAACGATGAGATTGTTAACGAAACTACACAACTACCgacctatttcttttttttcttcttcctttccttttttttttttttttatcacgttcGTGTCGATAGGAACGAAGTGAGAATGGGATGGAGGTGGGTGTGAGGGATAGTCGTAAGGGAAGAAAGTGTAaactgtttatatatttattatttttagtagatttcgtttcgtaataacaacgataataatgatgatgatgatgatgatgatgatgatgattaaaacatttgttatataatattattgtgtaACAATTAGACTATTTTataactagaaaaaaaaaataatttgaaatacgtCGTTTTTGCGAGAAGGATAATTGAATAGAAACAAATGAaggtaattaaattttcttcggaTCGGTACGTAATTAGTAGGAGAAATTGTATCGgtgtctttttttgttcttgtttttttgcctgcttctttttcttttttttttttttttttttttttcgttcgtgaaCTTTCAGGGGAAAATTGTCTCTAGCTCGGCGTTAAAGgttggaaagagatagaggaatagaaagggagggagacagagagaaggagagagaaaaacgagagaaaaaatgcgTGATTAGGAAAAATCGTTCGGCGTTATAGGCCagacaaatagaaaagaagaaacttggGAAAGGCGCGAGAAGTTAACTCGAAAGTCGTACGGAACGAATCGACCCTGACTAATCGAGAGTCTAATTGACCTTGCTAACTCGAATGTCCGGTGTTTGACGCATCCATGAAATCGCTGCGAAAGATGAAAAAACTTTTTCCGAGATCTCGTGCATCCTCACGCTATAGATATGTTCCTCgtattaaagagagagagacagagacagagacagagacagagacagagagagagagagagagagagagagagagagagagagagagagagagagagagagccaaagaaaaaaagtggaaaaacgTTGGTAACGAGAAAACGACGACGTTAATGAATCTCACGTGGCATTAATTATCCTTCCAGTAGCGTGAAACGAATTTCTCACATAGTAACCTTATTGAGAACGAGGTCTTTCGctcgttgaataaaaaataaaacagatttcagatttatatttatttatttatttattttttatttcttttttctctccttttttcattctcattttctttttttttttttttctttttttatttccgttcttcttttctctattttttcttctattttcatagaaagaatttttatctccGGGCTACgagaaaaatcatatattcCGTTTGTGATTTCATTTGCAATTCAATAGTATAATACATGCAAGAATTATTTGATCCTTTATCAAAGGGAATAacagtatattataaaaataattctacatacgtacttacttcGCACAGAGGTATATCGTGTATCCATTGTAATGCAGTTTTATAATCCAATCGAGTTAACGAAAGGaatcacttttattttatttttactttaacttttacttttacttttactttttttttttttttttctttaaggaTAACTGCAtataagataatgaaaatgatcgtATATACTTTACAGGCAGGGtagtaaaatattgataataatttaatttaatattcgatcgttggaacgaagaaattaatttcctctttttctttcttttcctttatttttaagaGGTATTCCATagatgatattataaaaaaaacagaattaattttatatcgcaGAAGAAATTACGTTACcgtttcaataaaaaagaaatcaatcaCTATAAACGACGATAGATCATtttcgaagaggaaaaaaggatccATCGATCATTCCACTTCTTTGTTTCATTCatacaagattttttttacgaaattttgtTACGTTAGTCAGCTACTTCGGACGTAACGcgtttttctcgttcgttctaaGTCCTTTCCcaaattctcttctttttttctttttttcttttctcttttctttttttttgttcaaacgAAAGGTAAAAGCTCGAACAGCCAGAGAAACGATTAACTTGCTAGCGGGCGTAATTTTGACGCCTCGCGAATAAAGTACCAGAAGACCCAgaacttcctctttctctctctctcttttgaaaaAGTGCTTTTACCGTACTCtgatctatttctcttttatttctctctctctttccatttttcctttctttacatttttatctccctctttccctctctctctctctctctctctctctctcttcttttccatcgTACGTGACACAGTAATTTCACGTTTTTCGCTGATATCGCTGACAATTGTCTTTACAACGGCGAACTGAAATTGCTGTACAtgttctgtctctttctcaacttgtctaaatatatattttcttcctcttctttctttatctatttatctatcttcctctttgtcTCTCGGACTGTCTCTCCTTGTCCATTCCTACTTTTCTCTGTGTTTGtacgtgcatacgtacgtagaagCATAAGTAGATAAGTATGTGTGTTCCTTTGTAACGGATGTTGAATAAGAgaattctctctcgttttctttacgATTCGAAGGCGCGACCGACgcatgaaaatgaaagaatctcGGAGAACTTTCACCTACGCGCGCGCTGACTTTGATTATACGGCCTACTGGCTTTTTTCCCTTGGCGCTTTGCTCATTCTTATATGCGAGAGAGCGGTAGCTTTTGAAATTTCTCCTTGCACCACTAACCTCTGTTCTCCTCTCCATTCCTATCCCCATCCCCATCCCTCTGTCCTTCCCACCCTTCCGACTAACTGACTGACTCTTACGTAATTACAACGTCGTTTGACCCGCGCTAcaccattttattttcttttcttttcttttcttttttttttttttttaaggagcGTTTAAACTTGTGCAAGTAAACGTGTCGCGAGAAAACTCGGATGCTTATGTGCGAACACGTATGCGTTTGTTTGTAGGGTTTAACTGTGGCCTTTGAGATTTGAGAAGACGTAGGTGAAAAGAGAACCATAtaacgtagagaaagagagagagagagagagggagagaaaaaattctacaccggtcgaggaaagaaaaaggaaaaagaaagaatgaaaagaatatatcgtCTCCGTTCTTGAGATTTTACATATTTGTActtgtttaattttctttttttctttttttttttcagacatCAGTTTGTTCCTGATACCGATAGCCATCCTTTCTTTGGTGGAAAAGATTTATGGTTATTCGAGTGGTGCACCTCCAAAGACGTGCATCGATTTGACACCGAGGCACAGTGGAGGAAGACTTCAGAGTTCGTATCCGCCATATCAAGTTTTACCGGCCGCGGGACAGGGAAGAGTTCGTTTGATACTCGGAAGTCCTCAGGGCCTTGCTTATGAGGGTTTCTTGATCTTAGCCAAAGACGTTGAGACCGGAGAATTGATCGGTGAGTTCAGCAACTTGCCGGAAATCGCCAAGTTCGTTGAATGTACGCCCGGTGTTAAAGTACgtatcatattaatttataacaaatcgataaaaatcttctACTAATTTCACGTATTAtcttatacgaatatatatctttttttgttttgttttgtcaTATAGAACGCTGTTACACACAACagcaaggaaaagaaacataatctTGAATTCGATTGGATCGCGCCGCTTCATTACGAGGGTACCATTATTTTTAAGTAAGTATTGAATAAAGCCGATTAAAATAAGTTTATAAAAGGCTTCAATCTATGCGATAGAAATCAATGAATATTCGAAACGATgtgtaataatgatatatgtcGGCTTTTGATATtggataattttttcttttaagaagcACTAATACTAAtaggatataatatatacatcaatatacgtggttttatatattttattttatgtcgtagtataattatatttcccTTAACGTAAACAGTATAAAACGTATACAAACAAGAAAGACCTTCTCTGTAAAAGttaattcaattatatttctctctctctctccgtttttaCAAAATAGTTTTTGTTGTCATCGTTTATAACGTTGTCTTCGTCGTAGATGAGTCACTCGTGTTATGTTTCGTCTTTTGATATTCAAGAGAGATATACTTGGAAGGAATGTGTCTAACGTCATCGGTAAACAGCATCATTGCTAGCAAATCGATTCGTATTCAACGATTTCAGGATTTCCCTTCTCCCTTCGGTTGATTAATGTCGTTTAAATTGGTTTCTGCGATAGCTCTACCTTCGCTCAGGATTATGCCACATATTGGGTTGGCGTTGAATCACCAAAGGTTACCGTTCTGAAACGATCCATCGACGTTCTGACTTCCTCGACATCGTCGACGACCTTGAGAACAACTACGCCGCCATATTATTATCCAAAGAAGGACGAAGAATTGGTAAGGTTTCTTTGCTAAATTTTTTACGTTCCAcgacgaaattaatttcattttgtcgTAGAAATTTGATACATAACTCTTAATAACATCGTATCAGataatatcttaatatattgacatgtaatattttacatatatttgtagatttttatcaaatttttcataacaaTAATTGAATTGATACTAATACCAGTACTAATATTATATCagatattaacaattttctatatttatgcttacatatatatatcattttaaatcgAACTTGGAAATAACGATAACGTTTTAAATACTAATGGAAGTATTAAAAACTAATGATTGTACATATTTTCAATGCCAGTGGTTAGTTAAATCGTTTGCAAAGAGTGTCTTGGGATAAAAGTGTCGTTCCCTCCAgcattttgcatttttatactttccaGTGATAGTCCCGGAgcgtaagaagaagagaaatatataatgagaAAGACGAGTTAAAATTGCacagatgagagaaagaaagagagagagagagaaagagagagagagagagaaagagagaaaatgcaaGTATCAACAATCCTGGATTTGTcgttatatctacatatttttatttcgacagTTTGCATTGCAtcttaagagagaaagagataagctAATTGGACTTGAGTGATTTATGTCGATGTTTTCtactcgttattattatctttacatCTCATCGTATTTACCTTCTGTTAAACTATTTCATTTACTCTTCCTTTCCATCCTTTCCCATTTTACTTTGTACTTGTACGAGATAGAGGATTAAACGAAGTAGAAGTAGAGAACAGTTTGTTCTCTCCTGCATATATAGGAAAGTTTGCCGATTGTCGTCTCCTTGGCTTTATCCGATGTCTAATCCGTTCATGCGATGCATTCTCTTCAGTCAGCTTCAATCCTAACTAAAGTCTACAATTAACTGAAACGTCGAGAGAAAATCATTTGTcaaagatgacgacgacgatgacgacgacgacgacgacgacgacgacgacgacgacgacgacgacgacgacgacgatgatgatgatgacgatgataatgaaacgaaatgaaatgcTATCTATGTTGCCTTTATTACGCTTGCTATAGAATACCAGAATGCTATCCCAATTGACGAATGTAGCCTCTTCAAGGACGTTGACAGATAcgtttaatctcttttttcttttttacattaaagatattttcaattggaaaagaaaaggaagaaatagaaatgaaaatctgGTGAATTATTATCCATTGTTACAAAAATTTTccagaaataatgataataataataataacgtatatCGGCAATATTTTAtcagataaaaaatgaactaTTCTCACTTGTAGAAAATTGCCCCCTTGAAGAGGTCGCTCATATTTTGCATCCgtccattttttaattagtttggaatgatattagaaatattagaatactctgtctctctctatcttgatatttattttttttcggacGCGGTAGTGTCTCATTGATGAATATCTTACAGGTTAGTAATCAAGACGACCCCTTTTATGAGGGATGCAGCGAGACAAAGAATTGCTTTGGATTGCCTTCTGGCTGTCTACAGACAAAGAATTGTAAAATTGCTGTCTCCGTGTTAGTCCGTGGAGACCGATATCTCTTCGAGATGCAAGGACGAGAAGGAAAATACGTTGCCGTTGGGCTCtcggaaaataataaaatggtaattgaaattgattgaaaaagaaaaaaaaaaaaaaaagaaaagaaaaagaaaagaaaaagaaaatatatttcctccGTCTCGTTACTAATTAATTTAGCGCGGGGGACTAtttctgattttttctttttttttctctcttcttcgttctttccttctactTATTTCTAATACCTGCGAATACGTTCTTCCATGTATTATGCACACAGGGTGACGATAGCGTGGTGGAATGTACAATAGAGGGAAGTGATATCAAATTACACACGTCATGGAATACTCCTAACAAGCGTAACGAGCGACAGAGCTTGGTAATTATTTTAGCATAATTAATAGTCTTCATTAGatgttgtttaattattatcagaaTCAATAACGCTCGTTAAACCTTGCtaaaaaatctttcaacgCGTAGATACGCTATAATcgacttatatttatttatttaatatgttcgttcgttcgttcgttcgttcgtttatttattggtttatttgtttatttatttattacgttctAATTTCTTACAGCAACAAGGTAGCGTTCAACTTGAATCAGCTTCGCTCAATGATGACCTGATAACATGTAAATTCTGGAGAGACAAGATAACCGTAATGCAAGATCATAAATTCGATCTTGTCAATAAGCCATACTATCTTTTGTTGGTTCATGGTAGCGAGTTGAGAGGTATTAAAGTTTACGTTTAATCACTCGAATCTGATCTGACGAAATATTAACGCGTCATATTCTTCGCGTTACTCGTTACATATCTCATTCTTAGCTTGTTGTATGTTTTAGCCAACGGCGTAGGATATCACAACCTACTTTATGATTCTACGGGCGAAGCAAAATTATTGTCCGACGTTGGCTCATTCACGGCATCGAGTAACATGTTGATTCATATTCACGGTTCCTTGATGATAGTTGCATGGATGGGTACTACTTCGATCGCTATACTTTTAGCAAGATATTACAAACAAACTTGGGTTCATTCCAAAATGTGTGGAAAGGATCATTGGTTCGCCGTAAGTTTTCTTCGCGAATATCTTGTTTTCAATTGCCTAAATTTTATCCTATTATGAACTATAATAGATCCTTGCTatcgaatcgtttttattcaAGTCGCATTATTCGATTTTGCGATAACGAATAAGCAGAGTATATCGATCGTTGATTTTCTTAGTGTTAAATAAATTCCATATAGAGAATAAGATTTTCAAGATTACGAACAATAGACGATAAAAGACGttcgtattcttttcttcactttactttatttttcctttcttttcttctctttcaagtGGCATACCTTCCTGAATAGCATTACCTGCATTCTAACGTTGATTGCTATCGTCGTTATATTCGTTGAGCTCGGTACGTGGAGCACCGAAACTTTCCACGCGTCTCTTGGATTGGCCACGACGATTTTATGTTTCATACAACCATTCATAGCGGCTATGAGGCCCGAACCAGGTGCACCTAGGCGCCAACTTTTCAATTGGACCCACTGGTTCATCGGGAATGCGGCACAGATTTGCGCGAGTAAGTTTTGAATTTAAATCGCCAGCTTTACGTTGCCAGACGGTAACTAgtgttcctcctcctcctcctcctcctcctcctcctcctctaccCTCTCACCACACCTCCCAATTCCCCCTTACCCTGCCTTATCCCTTTATATCACATTTTTCCATAATAAATTGCTGATCGGCACAATCGTGAAATTACTTTTCGCAGTCGTCGCTCTATTTTTCGCTGTACGATTGAACAAGGCCAAACTTCCGGAATGGGTCGATTGGATTTTGGTCGCTTATGTCATATTTCACGTTTTGACGCACGTGACACTCACcgtaagtaaaaataatcatatccCTAGCCTCGCTTCTGCATCTCGtttcatgttttattttcatcttttttctctttcttttctttttttttctttttttttttttttttttcttcaaagttACGGAAATACTCACTGTCGCACTTGTAGTTCGCTCTTGTCGTTTGAGTTATGCAAATAATTAACGAGCGATAgaatttaatttgtataaaaatgaatgctAAATTTATTCGGCCGTAAATCGATCACTTTCGTGGTTGTTAATAAAGGATCAAGGAATAATTACGAAGCGTAGCTTCCTTGATGttgactttctttctttttgcttgtttttattttcgtttttattctttatcgcGTTATTTAGTTCCTTGGTTATGCACCGGAGAGAGAGTCCGCTCAGAGAGGAGATTCTTTTCCTATGAAGGACATGAATCCTCGTGGACAGATGACGAGCTCGGATACGAGAATGGAAGCTCCTGTAAGTTCATTAGTAACGATAAGATTCTACTAATATACtcgagagagagtgagagagtgagagagtgagagagagagagagagagagcgagagaaataatttatcttaacagctgttattctctctctgttttagCGAGCTGGCCTGAGAAAACTTATTCTTGGCATTTACGTCGTCGTAATCATCGTTTTCCTTGCAATTTTAATTACCGTCGTCGTCTTGGCACCGATCGAGGAAACATGGTCGTCTATTAAAAATACCATTTCGAGTTACTGACCTTAattcagaataaaaaaaaaaaaaaaaaaaaaaaaaaaaagaaaaagaaaaaaaaagagaaaaaaaaaacgaagaaaaaagacatcATCAGAAGTTCCCAAAGATAATTTATTGCGTCTGTCCCATTGCGAAGaagtatatttgtttttcagaGCTAAGTTagttttaaaagtaaaattaatgcGCGCATGTATCTACACGTTTAACaatagatttaattttctttctttccttttttttttctttttttttttttttttctttctttctttcttttttagattaacCTGCTCGACGAAGAACTAATCCTGCCTACTTTATAATCCCACGAGAATTCcttattctttcaaaaacCCTTAAATTTAGGTAAGTTTGttacttaatatattatatattataagatgtaatcataaaaaaaaaagatacatacgtattatatttaaaattccgTTTTTATAGTCATTTTCACGTACTCGCGTATGTAAAGCggagaatatattaattaaaattttctgaaAGATAGGAAATtagtatgtaagtacgttcCGACAAGATGCCGCTTAacatgtttaataattaaaaactatgCACGTAGGACAGAGTCGTATTGTACCTACGtacctaccaacctacctatacctacctatctatctacacacatacatacgtacgacgTACGTACAACAGATATTCGCATAATTGTATCTTGAAAAGTAACAAAAGGGTTCGCATGAACGAATCCTTTCACAAAGCACTGGCGGAGAGCTTGAGTAGCGAAGAAGGGAAATACATAGTTCGTGGAAAGGGAGTACAAAGATAGAGTGGTAGAAAAGACCACAGGTGTAGTAGATGCGCGtatatggagagagagaaagagagagagagagagaaagaaagaggggttGATGTAAGGGGCTCTGcggagcaagagagaaagagagaggttgGCGGCATAAAGGGTTGTATAgggcaaaagagaaagagagagaaagagagataaagagagaaatagaaatagagagtgGGTGGAGAATCAAGGGAAAATATCTCGTAGATTCCGTGCTctgaaaacaacaaaaaaagaagaaaaaaggagaagaaagaaaaaagtgaaaaaactGAGTggggtagaaaaaaaaaagaagaagaagaaaagtgtgTTATAGTCAAAGCACGTGAAAAGCGTGCTTATCAAAGTATTaaatagttctttttctttatctatattttatttctctatacaGGTTAAAGCCAGGTCTGTATGGATTTTTCCCCGAACAAATTCTTATCGATGAAGAAAgtaggaaagaaggaaggaaagaacattcgtaacgaaagaaagacaaaaggaaactaatatgttgaagaagaagaagaagaagaagaagaagaaaaagaaacgtgcgTAAACCGATAAAGGCTTATCTAGAGGAGAGTGTCGAGAAATCgtagaatgagaaaaagagagagcgagagagagagagagagagagagaaagagagaggcttCCGTCCAGGGAATTCTCACCCCCA is a genomic window containing:
- the LOC122634234 gene encoding putative ferric-chelate reductase 1 homolog, with the protein product MKFHISLFLIPIAILSLVEKIYGYSSGAPPKTCIDLTPRHSGGRLQSSYPPYQVLPAAGQGRVRLILGSPQGLAYEGFLILAKDVETGELIGEFSNLPEIAKFVECTPGVKNAVTHNSKEKKHNLEFDWIAPLHYEGTIIFNSTFAQDYATYWVGVESPKVTVLKRSIDVLTSSTSSTTLRTTTPPYYYPKKDEELVSNQDDPFYEGCSETKNCFGLPSGCLQTKNCKIAVSVLVRGDRYLFEMQGREGKYVAVGLSENNKMGDDSVVECTIEGSDIKLHTSWNTPNKRNERQSLQQGSVQLESASLNDDLITCKFWRDKITVMQDHKFDLVNKPYYLLLVHGSELRANGVGYHNLLYDSTGEAKLLSDVGSFTASSNMLIHIHGSLMIVAWMGTTSIAILLARYYKQTWVHSKMCGKDHWFAWHTFLNSITCILTLIAIVVIFVELGTWSTETFHASLGLATTILCFIQPFIAAMRPEPGAPRRQLFNWTHWFIGNAAQICAIVALFFAVRLNKAKLPEWVDWILVAYVIFHVLTHVTLTFLGYAPERESAQRGDSFPMKDMNPRGQMTSSDTRMEAPRAGLRKLILGIYVVVIIVFLAILITVVVLAPIEETWSSIKNTISSY